TTCGCCCGGCAGCCCGACGATGTCGCGTGTGTGCAGGCCAAGCTCGCGTACGACAACGGCCGTCAGAACCTGCTCACCGGCTGGTTCACCGCCGAGTACGCGGTGTGGTTCAACTTCCTGCTGCCCGGGCTGATGAAGTCCCGGTCGCCGATCCCCTTGGGCGGCACGTCGAATCACCTGAAGCGGTGGGTGCTCGACGAGATCGGTGCCTGGGATCCGCACAACGTCACCGAGGACGCCGACCTCGGCGTGCGGATCGCCGCCTCCGGCTACTCGACGGCTGTCCTCGACTCGACCACCATCGAGGAGGCCAACAGCGACCCCATCAACTGGATCCGGCAGCGATCTCGTTGGTACAAGGGCTATCTGCAGTCGTGGCTGGTGCACACCCGCCAGCCTCTCGCGGCCTGGCGCGCGCTCGGCCCGGCCAGTTTCATCCGGTTCACGCTGCTGCTCGCGGGCACACCGATCATCGCGTGCCTCAACCTGGTGTTCTGGTTCATCACGTTCACGTGGCTGCTGGGGCAGCCGCTGATCGTCGCCGACGTGTTCCCGCCCTACATCTACTACGGCGCGCTGGTCTCGCTCGTGTTCGGCAACGCGGCCGCGATCTACATGAACATCGTCGGCTGCCGCGAGAGCGGCAACTCGCACCTGCTGCTCGCGTGCGTCACCGTGCCGATCTACTGGCTGATGATGAGCATCGCCGCCGCCAAGGGCTGTTGGCAGTTGCTGCGCAATCCGTCGTACTGGGAGAAGACCTTCCACGGACTGGGGACGTCCGACGCGCCCGCCGGCACCTGAACCGACCCGCCCCCTCGTGCCGCGTTTTGCGCACTTATCGGTGTTCCTCGCGCACCCCCGGCACCGATAAGTGCGCAAAACGTGAGAGTCTCTACCCGAGAGTGTTGAACCCGGCCATGAGCGGGAACAGTGGATCGTCCGGACCTATGTCCATCGTGCACTCGCCAGGCCGGGGATCCGGCACGAACGCCCACAGCAGCGCTCCTGCGGTGCCGGCCGCACGTTGGCCGGTGATCTTCTGCCCGATGCTCGCCGCGCGCGCCGGCAGCGTCTTGCACGAGCCCGCGTTCTCGCCGATCTCCGCCACCAGCAACGGCTTTCCGGCCGCCTCTGCCTGATCGATGCGTCGAGCCAGGCCGTTCCACTGATCGCCCGGCAGGGGGATGCCGTCGGCGCCGTAGTCGTGGTACTGCACGAAGTCGACGTGTTCCGATTCGCTCACGTACTGGTAGTCGTCGCCGCCGGTGCCGCACTGGCCGCCGCCGATCAGGCCCGCGGTGATCAGGTGATTCGGTGCGATCGCCTTGACGTCGGAGCCGGCCTCTTCCATGAAGTCGCGCAGCACCTGGGCGGCGTCGGGAGGGCACGTGCGCACCCACCAGTCGCAGTTCCCGTTCACGCACTCACCGGGATCCGGTTCGCCTACCAACTCCCACGCGGCGACCACCGGTGAGTCCTTCCACCGGTCCACCGCGGTCTTCACCCAGTCCTCGAACGTGAGGCGCGTGCCGTTCTCGTCGTCGGTCTTCCAGCCGCCGACGTACCACGAACGGTCCTTGAACTTCTCGCTCTCGCAGGCGCCGTCCTGCGCGGAGAGCACCGGGATGATCATCTGATCGGTGCGCTCGGCCTCGGCGAAGACGGCGTCCATCGCGGTGAAGTCCAGTTGACCGGTGAACTTGTTGATCGCGAGTTCCTGGAACGCGTCGAAGCGCGTCAGCGAATGCGGCGGCAGGGATTCGAAGTAGGTGGGCAGATCGACCATGCCGCCGCAGCCGCGGTTGATCGCCCAGTTCGTCGACAGTTGGTAGGCGTTGAAACCCGCCGGCCACCACTTCTCACCGTCGAGATACAGGCCGTCCGACGCGGCCGAAACCCGGCCCTGTGCCTGCGCCTGTGGGGCCAGACCGGCCCCGCAGCTGGCCATCGTCACCACCGAAAGCAGAGCTATCAGTATCCATCTCAAACTCGGTGTCCTTTTCAGAGCAGCCTCGCTTCGTCAAGGCGTGGACCCCGGACGGGTTGCGAGCACCTCCCCGGCTGTCCACGATGTTCGGACCCATCCGGGCGACAACTCTAGAGAACTTCGGACAGGAAGGTCTGCAGTCGAGGCGTTTCGGGGCTGTCGAACATTTGGTCGGGCGCGCCCGACTCGACCACCGCGCCGCGGTCCATGAACACAACAGTGTCCGACACCGACCGCGCGAACCCCATCTCGTGGGTCACCACCACCATCGTCATGCCGCCCTTCGCGAGGTCGGTCATCAGCGCCAGCACGCCCTTCACGAGTTCGGGATCGAGCGCCGACGTCGCCTCGTCGAAGAACATCACCTGCGGCTGCATCGCCAGTGCCCGGGCGATCGCGACGCGTTGCTGCTGTCCGCCCGACAGGTTCCCCGGACGCGCGTCGGCCTTGTGCGCCAGGCCGACCAGTTCGAGTTGGTCGAGTG
This genomic stretch from Prescottella soli harbors:
- a CDS encoding glycosyltransferase, whose protein sequence is MTTDWTVTDEFKACALHDAVDGLRERHPLASAAVAFVPWQRNLALALALVVVGCAVFFPIGTFTVLIAVCTLAYVATMIDRLIIFARGLDRDAIVTVSDEEARAIPDDELPTYTILVPAYDETEVIYDLVAGMTALEYPREKLQVLLLLEEDDHRTVEAARDAISVPGGEIVTVVLVPEAQPRTKPKACNYGLHFATGEIVTIYDAEDKPDPLQLRRVVAAFARQPDDVACVQAKLAYDNGRQNLLTGWFTAEYAVWFNFLLPGLMKSRSPIPLGGTSNHLKRWVLDEIGAWDPHNVTEDADLGVRIAASGYSTAVLDSTTIEEANSDPINWIRQRSRWYKGYLQSWLVHTRQPLAAWRALGPASFIRFTLLLAGTPIIACLNLVFWFITFTWLLGQPLIVADVFPPYIYYGALVSLVFGNAAAIYMNIVGCRESGNSHLLLACVTVPIYWLMMSIAAAKGCWQLLRNPSYWEKTFHGLGTSDAPAGT
- a CDS encoding beta-mannosidase, encoding MASCGAGLAPQAQAQGRVSAASDGLYLDGEKWWPAGFNAYQLSTNWAINRGCGGMVDLPTYFESLPPHSLTRFDAFQELAINKFTGQLDFTAMDAVFAEAERTDQMIIPVLSAQDGACESEKFKDRSWYVGGWKTDDENGTRLTFEDWVKTAVDRWKDSPVVAAWELVGEPDPGECVNGNCDWWVRTCPPDAAQVLRDFMEEAGSDVKAIAPNHLITAGLIGGGQCGTGGDDYQYVSESEHVDFVQYHDYGADGIPLPGDQWNGLARRIDQAEAAGKPLLVAEIGENAGSCKTLPARAASIGQKITGQRAAGTAGALLWAFVPDPRPGECTMDIGPDDPLFPLMAGFNTLG
- a CDS encoding amino acid ABC transporter ATP-binding protein, with the protein product MPDSVSLTGTGLHLAFGANRVLRGVDLHVDAGKTVTVIGPSGSGKSTLLRVLNRLHEPDAGDVLLDGRSVLRDNPDLLRRRIGMVFQHFNLFPHRTVADNIALGPRKLRRMSKDAARRLALDQLELVGLAHKADARPGNLSGGQQQRVAIARALAMQPQVMFFDEATSALDPELVKGVLALMTDLAKGGMTMVVVTHEMGFARSVSDTVVFMDRGAVVESGAPDQMFDSPETPRLQTFLSEVL